The Neodiprion lecontei isolate iyNeoLeco1 chromosome 2, iyNeoLeco1.1, whole genome shotgun sequence genome segment AATTGCTACCAAGATTACACGGAATCTTAGCACACTGTTATCTCGGAGTGCACAGTTCGGCACGGACCACATTATAGAGTTCAAAGTAAGTTAataaatatggaaaaattaataatatacatttaaTAATGACCGATGTATATACTATAGTTCTTAGAGACAGCGTCAGGGAGCAATAATGAAGGAATTGGACTAGTACTAGAACCTGATGGTGTGAACGAAAGCTTGAAGAGGAGCAGAGCACTTTTGATAACGCCAAATGGTAACATATTCATAGACGGAGAAGAGAAGCTGATGCAATTGCCCAAAATGCAATTGGGCACAAGGATAATATTCACGAGTGAGAAAAAGGATGACGATACGCTCAGAATGACCATAGAATGCGCGAACAAGGCCGTTACTTACGACTGGACTATACAAACACCACTGCACTTTGCAGCTAGATTTTTAGAACACAACAAATGGAACTTTATGATCAAATAGAAACAGATACACGTACAAGAATgcttttatttacataaaaaaggaaacaaaatactggaagagatgaaaaagaggaagaaaaaaaacagacacaGACAAGTATTCACTTACACCCCGTTAAAcgagttatgaatttttaaataaatcagtgccttatattattattattatcataatgATTTTACATTCATTCCATCAGCCGGAGCAACCGCGGCATCCACAATGGATGCACTCGACTATTCTTCCCTCCTCCAACTTTCCCTTCGGAACCCTGCAGATGCAATTTGTACCAAAATTTGTATCTCTGGTTTGGATACATCGCAGGCAGCACAGATTCTCATAACCAACCTTCTTCCACTTGGCTATTAGATTCTTGTCAGCTATATTCTCATTGAGACAGTAATCATAGAgttctgaaattaaattcaagCCCAAATCAATACAAATTAGTGAGGAAATTTCCGAGTAGTAtttgattaatatttattcaatctaTACTTCTCTTTCTCTGGAACGAGAGATAATTcacgaacaaaatttttccaaacattAAGGTTCTGCCCACTACTAACCTCTGCTGATGGCTTTGCGacgataaaataaatcgtAAATGTAACGAGATTTctgatgatgaattttaaatatGGGCCACAATGATTCttgttttctctttccttcgtGTGGCTCGGTTTCAGCTGTAAAACATGAAGCaagaaatttgtgaaattgagCTAATCTTTGGTTATGTCGACATCGTATGGATTGATTATTAACCTTCTCGcattttttgttccaattCCTCCAGCGTTGGCTCGATCAATTCCCAACCATCCGGAGGTGGCTTCTTGCTTCTTCGAACTTTCGGCATACTCGACTTGAGGCGAAATAAAGTAAATCAATCTAATCAATCGAATACTACTTCGAATGGTTTTGTTTGACGTTTACGCAAATTCCTTCCTGGTCATTGGTCAATCAAAGAAGCAGACAATGGCCACGAAGTAATACTTCATGACAATGGCATCTGGCGATGATAGACCCAGgtgtgtacaaaaaaatttcgccaGATGGCGCATGTTGTAGGTTTTTTTGTTGCTTCAAGATTTCAATCGCGTATGCTCGTCAGTTTGTCCTTGAACTGGGTTGCTCGTAGTAGTTGCCTGTTAAAGCAGCAATACGGAGCTTGACAAGAGATTGAGCGGTTAGGAGTATCGAGTGAAAATTAGGGCCAGCGGAGTGAAGATAAATACATAattgtggaattttttttatccaatatTCGTCGAAGGTTATCCTATATTTAATTCGCCGAAAAATGCCACGAGGTTAGTAGACGGGAGGTGAAAATCTCCATTTTCGTAATCAGTACGAAATACCAGTGTACAAGTACGAAATGTAATACACGAGCACGTTCTTGTACTGAAATCATTCTGGACTCCCGCGGACCGAATAACCAATAGAATCGCATATTTTCCAGGAAAGTTCGTTAATCACAAGGGCAGAAATCGCCGCTTCACGAATCCTGAAGAGTTGGAGGAGCAGCGAAggcaagaagaaaaacaacgaCAGTGGAGGGTTAGCATTTTGAGGTTAACTTTTGTGAGCAATAATACACGTCCCGGAATTTGCCTGTAATAAACTTGTAACCCATCTGAATACAGCAAACAAGAGGAGATGCGAGTTCCAGTGAAGAGGAGGAGCAGGAACAATCCAAAGCAGCTGGCAGTGACAAGCTGAAGAAAGTCGATGAGTCTGAATCGGAAAGCGACAGTGAATCCGAGTCGGACTCGGACCCAGATGTAATGCGGATTCCTTGAAACTCTTACTTTTCTCCGCATTACACGAAAACTTATATGACATTCAAGATTTCCATCATTCTATTGTCGGTAGTTTAATTTATCAAAACTATTGCCTACAACGATGGCACAGTTCGTTCAACAAACATCATTTTATTCAGTCACGTGATACCGTCTAATTAAGAAATGTATTGCATCATGTTACCGACAACTGTGTGACTCACATTTCCttgccatttttatttttgctcgTTTTCAATCCTCAAAACCTAATGGCATTACGAAAACAATTCTATGTTACCAATAGTGAACCAGCTCCTTgaatcatataaataaaatccaTTATTTACAGGGGAAAGCAAAGGGGGTAGAAAATCTAATTCAAGTAGAAAATCCGAATAGGGTGCagaaaaaagtgaagaaattaTCCCAGCTGAATGAGGCGCTAGCGAAATCATCCAAGCCCGAACTTTCACGAAGAGAAAGGTACTTATTGATCTGATAAATAACTACTCTGAATGCAACATGATTTGCAATGTGTTGTTCGACTGGTAGTTATTCCAATCTTGTAACACAATACGTTTTGGGTCGTAGGGAAGAACTGGAGAAACAAAGAGCAAAGGCAAACTACCAGAAACTCCATGCTGAGGGTAAAACAGATGAAGCACGTGCGGATCTGGCTCGGCTAGCAATAATTAAGCAGCAGCGAGCAGAGGCTGCTAAACAGCGGGAggatgaaaagaaacaaaaggaATTGGCACAACAAAAAAAGACGGAATTAACACAGAAGGCTTTGGGAAAACGTTCCTAGTGCAATTAATAATcgttttataataaaaattatgacgAATATTACTATTACCATATTATAATCATAATACTAAAAGACTCACTCTTCTCTTTACTCGCGTAATTACATCGCAATTTATTGAAGCAACCAAACAAAAATCACTAAGCGGTCTATTACGTTTGTTTCATGgatttgtatttatttgtatGAATACAGTTTACTAAACTAATATTAAAGTtatctttaattttcattacactTCGAATTCACTAAAACTTTATCTTCCGAAAAATAACGCCCGGCAGAGAGCAACTGAATCAACACTTCAAACGCTTCAAACGGACAGTGAATGCTAAGATAGTGTAATTAAGATAATGCGTAGTTCAGACAAATAATAATGGTGTTCTGTAGTACCGGTGCAACCAGCAGACATACCACTTAACACAGAAGACGCATTGTCGGTAACGTTTTTTGGTTTCGGTTTCGGTTTTCGTTGACGGAAAACTTTGTAACCCCGCTTGCCTGAATCATGCGCACGAATGCGCGTTCAGCGTGTAGGAAAATTCACGGTATATACCATGTAGCCTAAATTCATCGATCACAAAACTTTTGTAcatgtgcatacatatatacaccgGTTCATAGTATTCAAATTTAAGCCAATCGTCGCTGGCGATGACAAATCAGTAACCATTGAATCGCGTTACAAATAGAGATCGCCAGTCGCAGCTCGCTCCGATCGGTCTAGGGTTGTGTGAGGTGTGTTAGTCGTGTTCGGACAGCACAAGTGGAACCTCGCAGTTTTCGGGCTGTATCGTTTACTCTAATCTTTGTTTGCTTACCAAACTTAGATTACTTGATTCTTACACGTAACGCAGACCTTTGGCTCCGGGAGAAACAGGCTTATTGAAATTAGAATAGGATTCAAGTGTTGGAATGAAATTGGAGTTTCTTGAGTGTCACAGAAATCTGCGATTTATTAGTAGCATGGACAAATTCatttactatcgcaacgacacTAGATTACCAAGGAATAATCTTCGCTTAGGATTGATTTTACCATGGGTtttatattcataaaaatgttGGGACCACCAGTGCCTATTACTGGAATTTTGATATCGAGTgactttcaattatttattctctgCGGCAATACGCGTGAAAGAATGAAGAGAAGTTGGCTAGATCAGTCTGGCATTTGTAAATGTGGTATAGCGGATAGCGAGTGGTCGAGaatagtgtttttttttttttttgcggctTGTGATCGGCTACCAAAGTCGTAAAACATCAGTGACTAGGACCGCCGAAATTCAATCTCCGGAATAGTGAGTTTAAAACAATTTAGGAAACTGCTTGATGGAGGAGGTTCGAAACCAGATGCAAAATACGTATTTGAGTGGTGAGACTTTGAACGAAACCGATAGATTTACAACATATCCTGAAAACTGTAGATCGTTTGTCATCGAAGTTACCGGGAAATCGCcattgtttgaataaaaagcTCAACATCCTAGTACCTATTATGGATAAACATTCATTCGTCTGTAAGTAGCGCATTAATCTCTGCCTTACCCAACGCGGAAAGTCGCCGGGTAAAAAATTGGCGCTTATTTTAAACGATTTCCTCTAAAAATACCGCCAATCGGAATTCTAGGTCCTCGACCAGGGTTAAATGTTGGACAGTGATGGCCGATGACAGTGACATTGACAGCTGGTATTTAATGAAAGATGAAATCGTTCACCCGCCCTGTAAAAACCTGCGTTCGAAATTCAACGACCCTGAGCACAACGGGGCCAGAATATCAAACGGTTACTCCGCAGCCTCCCATCGATCTCAAAACGCGGAACAAAAATCGTCTCCATCCAGTACCGAGGTTCGTTTCATAAACCCAGCGATATACGCGGAGTCTCTCACACCCTCGAACGGCTTCGCCGAGAACGTGAGGACGTCCCGCACAAGCACCGACGAGGAGGCAACCGTCGTCGTCGAGGTCCGTTACGGCGATTCGAACGGTCTTGCAGACGGGCTCTCCACCCTATCAGTCAACGAAGACTCCCCCAGTATCGGCGAAGGTGATGCCCCCAGTGATCAGGTTGACCTGGGTGCAGCGGACACGTACCGATGCAGTTCTCAGTCAGACACATCGCGGACCTCGACGCTTACCCTGACGAACAATTCAAAGTCCGTCACTCGGCTCGTGAGGCGGTGCGTAATCGATGGGTCTTCAAAAATTTACGACGATGGAGACACGGCCGCGGATCAGGAGGACGTCCACAGGTGCGCCATGCCTCGTTGTCCTTAATTTTTAGCTCGAAAGCTGAGAATAAATGGACACGTGACTTCTGCTTCAGGTTTTCTACGAATTGTCGAAGAATAGTGCAGCTCTCCTCCTCGTCGGTCTCGAGTTCTACGTTCTCTGACAGCAGAACGAGCGGCCCAGTTCTTGCTCGTAGAATCGCCCATCAGGAATGGGTCCGGAAGAAGCAGCGGGCTGCTCTCCAGAAAAGCGAAGCTGAGCGCAGGGCCGAACTCAGACGTCGGCAGGAAGAGGAACGAGCTGAGAGGGAGCGAGTTGAGCGCGAGCGGAAGgaacgagagaattttttaagatGGCAGGaacggaagaagaaggaagaagCGGATAGGAAACTGGCTGTCGAACAGGAACTCGAATTTCAAAGGCGGCTGAAGGCGGTCGAAGATCGAGCCGCCATCGCGAAGATAATACATCTTCAGCAGTGGGCGAGGAAAAAGGAAGCAGCGCAGAAAGGTTTCGTTTCACTTTCTTTTAGTCAATTGAATTGAGTAATACCATTATTGATAATGTGTGGTTTCGTCGCGTGGAGGAGACGCTCAGCGTGTCGATACCAAATGGTACATTTCCTGCTGTTTGTGTAGCACAACAGAAGGAACAAGAGCTTAAACAAAAGGCCATTGAGGAAGAGCGGAAAAAGAGACTGGCGGAAAGCTCTGAGGCTTTCGAGAAGTGGCGGGAAAGCGCGAAGAGCAGACCGAGGCCTGCTACTCAGGGACTCCTACGTTAGTACAATTATAGGCTGATTAAATATTGGCGTAAAGAGGGATGTTGACCCCCCTCGGCTTGAGTCATTTTGTATCGATTTCTTctcttttgaatttcattgattgCCGACCGCGTAGCCCATCAGCGCGCTAAGCCGTCCTACGTGAATCCGAAGCCCTGGCAGCAAATCGTCGACGCAGAAGAACCGGAATCCCAGGATGACTTGTTGAGTAAAAAACCCGCGATGCAGGGCAAGTCAAAGGATAATATTGTGAGGAGAAGCATCGTGTCGCATCACTGACAACGACGAAATGGCGCGAAAAAGGAACGTCAATTGAAAGAGGAGCCCACCcacgtatttttcaaatcttaatCAGAGACGGTATACCGATCACTATTCGATCGATTACTATTATCGCCAGCATCAACGCGGATCccgataattattatatcgcTTCGATCGTTTCTAACCTCTCCTACAGGCCATCCCTGCATCAGGATGAGTTGCATTTCGTGATCATTTGCgacatgtatattattattaaattcgtGAGATGCAGTGAAATCATGTtacgaaaagagaaacgaGAGCTAGGTCTCTTTTTTAATTCGGGTTACTCGCTTCTCGGTATATCTAATTTTTAGGGCCCCATTTGAGTTAACTTCAACTGGTAGCCAAAATTTAAATCCCGTCacattgtcattattattttacgaatttcgttcttttcattgaatttaattCGTGTCAAATGTATTTATCAACAGCTGATAATTACAACGTGATTGAATCTGtatttcaccaattttttaaGCTCAACACACAACGGTTCCTCTACATGtcttattttgaaacaatCCCTTGCATAATTTGGTGTGATTTACCCGGAGATTGCTagctacatttttttatagataATGTTTAATGACAGCTAATTACCTTCTCCGTCGAGGTCTAAGAAACTGAGTCACAGACGACTCATAGAAGTATTGTATAATTGTATTTACTAGCTCTTGCCCCTTTTCGTATTATATCTTAATATTACATCCGGACTAGTTATCGTCTTGTGGCGCTATCTCctataaaatacaaatcgaACGTGGAGCTCCCCACAACCGTTTGTCCACTTGATGCCATGCGTTTCActaaacaataataaaattaaaaatctacaCACACCAACGGCTTGTCCGAGTTTTTTGGCACGCTGGAATTATTGAGGCGAGATGTGTAAAGCGCATTTACATTCCCAGAATCCTATATCAGctttatttgtttgttcatAATCAAAATGTTTACTTTGACATACATCTAATCCAGTTTACCCAGGCTATAAAATTTTCGCATCTCGTTACAGTGTCGAATCAGTAATTTTAAACGGTCCCGATATAGGTATTCGACATACAGCGTATATATCGGTCATACTTTCGTCACTCGTAGTAAATATTTAGTTAATTGTTATActctttatacatatattatcaCATAATACTATATGGTATATCCTGATCGTTCGTTGTATACAATAACTAAATCCCGGGTGTTGTAACAACCTCGCAATTCTTAATTGTTCAATagttcctcttcttcctcttgaAGTCTTTGAATCTCAGATTTGTTCATAAAGTAGTACGACGGCTGTCGTGCTTtctgaaattgataaataaaaatcgctCTCAGTTCTAATTCGCAGTTCACGCATCGATGGATCTCGGCAATTACCGGTCTTACCAAATCTTTATGAACTCGTTTTGCTCCACACTTGATCAAAACGTTACTCAAATCTTCTACAGCTTCGACGCCCATCGCGTAATGTAGGGCAGTTCGCTCTAGCTGTaatgaatttatattatttaagtACAGTATTGTAGTTACCTTTACATTGTCGATTCAAATTACACTCTATGGACTCAAGCCTGCATCGTAATTCACACTCACGTTATCTCCGATCTTCAGAGTCTCAGGATAATTCTGGGCAATAAACTTGACCATTTCAACGTGCTGTCCCAGGGTCGCGATGTGAAGGGCGCAACGACCCATCGAATTCTTTCCTACAGCCAGCAGACGGCCTCCTCCGTTACCGTCGCTCAGGAGCTCTTTAACGGTATTAGTATCGCCCCGTCGCACTGCCTGATGAACTTCTTCACGTCGGGACTGCAAGGAGTGAAATTCATAGAAGACTTATAAATGGTCGGAAATTGTTCTTCGAAGAAACGGTTGTTGCGCAATTCTTTTTCATGTATGATACTTGCCACAAAGTTTGGTATAGATTGAAGGAACTGAACGGTGGCCTCGTGTCCTCGCTGAGTAGCAACGTCGATGATCTGCACGCCGTCATCCTTGACGTCCAGGATGTGGTCGTATCCCTCGAGCAGAAGCTCTACGAGTCTTTCGGTTTCACCTGAAAGCGAAAAAATCACCGGTACATATCACTATGTAAGTATGACAAACAATTACATCAGGCTTATTCCCGATAATCTTAATCATCTCACCTCTGGCTGCCAAGTAGACAACCCAGCGATCAATCTCAGCAATATTCTCCGGGATTCCGGCTTGGTGTGCGACGTCTCTTGCCGTTCTGTAGAGCTCATCCCTGAAACCGACGTTCACGTCCGACTCCTGTAGGAACTGGAATAATCCGTTTGCAGCGTGGGAACGAACGGCGGCAAAGTGCAGGAGACTCTGGCCATGCTCGTCCTGCAAGAAATCAACGGGACATGACTGTtggtgtgaaaaatgaaacagacATTTGCACGGAATTAATACCCGGTTGTAATTATTGTTCAGGGTGGAATCGGCAGCATCCGAATCCGGACTCTGGGGATAACCGGCGTCATCATCGGCTGGATGTTCATGGGATTCCTGCTCGCGTTCCGATATTATCAAGACGTTCGATTCCTACGGTAGTAAGCGGAGAGTCGAGTTGTGATAGCAACATGACGAGAAGATTACGAGAAATTATGGAGTGAAATGTTCATCCAGTGCCGGGTGAGTTTTACCTGAGTTTTCACTCTTGGCTTGTTCTTGCTGGCGAAGTTGTACAAGTACGTTGCCAGATAGGTAACGGGATCCTTAGGGCGTGTGTTTGCTACTTCGGTTAGTCCCTTTATCAGTGGATCACCAAGGGCTAGAGTGGGATATTTTTATTGCCAGGAGTTACAGAGAGATAATGTGTACGATAGTATAATTCTACTTACAAGAAGCGAGGTAGTGGCCCTCGTCGGTTCGAAAAATGGGGATGTCGATCGTGGACTCTCCTGGaacgaaagaaatcgattaaAGTTGTAGGAACGATTTATCTGGCGTGGAAAACATCGATAGGAATGTCTGATATTTTCGGAGTATAAAAGCTTGTGAAAATCACTGCTGATTACAGAACGTATAGTTGCGTTTTAGTTCGATTCTGTGACCTGAGCGAACACTAGAGGTAAACTGTAACAAAGCCCTTCCGGTTAATACGAGCATTTACAAAGCACCTAATTGGCTTAGGTGTTTGTGGTTGATACTCGATGAACTTAACAGCAGGGCTATAGCCAGTACCTCTGACAATGGGTTGGATGTGGAACAGAGCACGTAACGCAGCATGCCAAAACAGAAAGCAAACGAACACAAGACATCACGTTGTAAAAATTCGGAGAAGTTTTGGTGATGACATCGAATCACAGTAGACACAGTGTCGAGCAAAAGGGTCTTTGAAAAGAACGCTGAATTCAAAACTCGGTATCACTGCTCGGTAATTGCTTGACGATCTACGCTCCAAAAGTATGAAGATTATATACGTTGACTGACGTGTAATTAGTATGAAAGTGCTAATAGTTGGTTCATTTTTGGTACGAATAAGACATTCTTACTTCCAAGAAGGTACATCGTCGGTTCTTTCTTGCAATTAAATGAACAGTgcgtcaaaatttgaaaactcgtGTGTCTCTTGTGGGTTATACAGATATATGAGCGTAGTAGTAGTATTAATAATACTAGTAGGAgtagtaatagtagtagtagtagtagtagtagtagtagtagtagaagtagtagtagtagtagtagtagtggtGTAAAATTTGCATTTGAGAAGAGGCTTATTGTTTTGCGGTACTGTCATTGTTTTCGTTGAGGTTTTCGTTGCTTTCGATACACAACAGTCAATATCGATTGaagtattataattatttcgcGCAATATTTGAgtatgaatttaaaatatatttagaaAGCGGAGATTTGTCATGTCTTAGTATtagatttcttcttttcaataCACTGCGCACTGCACACatgaagagaaagagataaacaGAGTTCAGGGTTACGGCGAAAGCTCTATCAGACCATCCTCAAATTTAAAGGCGAGAATAGTATCGATTATCCAATTATTAAGTTAGTCCATGAACATCAATAAGTATACTATCAGCAAATATCGGATTATATAGTAAAATCGGTATCTGTATTATGTTTATAAATCGAGTTGGAAAGATATATGCTCCGCCATatggttgttgttgttgtaacATTTGTAAACATCGATTCATGCGTGACATATAAagctttgttaattttttatacgaatgCACGCTGATGACTTGCCatcaatgaaataaagaaatattagACACaggattatttttcttacacatCGCGATACAAATTGTTATCGTTACTATTAGCAGTCATTGCTATTATACGATGGCAAAACACCAAAGGCATCTCGTATATCCAATTATACGCATATTTATTAGTCAATAATATATAATCTTACTAACCCGATATGACAAATTCTTCAGCTCTTCCAGTGCCTAATAATCCAAATTACTGATCTGCCCCAACATCTTTGTCATTAAAATTCTGCCATcaatataacatttttttttttttgtctaattTACACGTGTATAATTCATATGCATAATATCAAATCAACGTATGTAAAATAGTAGAAAATAACGAGTTCACATGCACATATCTTTCCAACAAGATATTCTTGTAATACTGTATATACtgtatatacgagtatataccTACTTATTGGTTTTGATTCAATGCTCCCACATATTACAATTCAACGATTAAATATACAACATTGGCAAGGGCTTTACATCGAGGGCTAGATACCGAAAAGGCGTAAACCTCAAATATCTCAGCAAACGATGATTTTACTGCGACACGGGCGAACGCAACAAAACTGAGAAAGGTGAATTTCCGCATgaatcgaaaataataatggGTTACGCCCTTATGGTTCTCAGCTCGCCTCGATATCACATAGAGAGTTCGCATAAATAGTATTACGATCTATTCGTTATCACCTCTACCACTATATACACGTATTTAACAACTTTGGCGATACATGAGTTGAAAAACTCTACACATTTACTTTATGTAAGAAATTGGTATTTTTATGTTAATAATTGACATTTAACGCACATCCACCTATAAACACGCGATTCGTTACAACAAAATATTACCCATAGATCGAACAATTATCAAATGATTTtactcatttttattattattaatccgGGTCCGGCGCGAGCTGGTCATTCGTTTGCGGAAGGCACTAGCGATCAGGGATGCAATCCTCATGGAATTATTGAGGGCGAGTTCTTTTTCGAGACTTATGATGTTCAGCAGGGCCCTGCAGAAGTCTTGAAGGGTCTGTAACTCCGTGACAGCAAGGCATTGCTGATTACTAATTTTCACGGTGTTCCTCTGCATGGTTTCCCTGATGCTGAGTCCCCGGACGAGGCAAAGGTGCCACAAATTTCCAGGCTCCTTCGTGAGCTCCGGGAGTTTAGCGACGAGGTTGAACTTGAGAGTATTCCCGAGCACAGTGGGTCTCGACGATAGAAAGCCCAGCTTCCGGTCCTTCTTGAAGGCCAGTCCCGCGTCTAGCACCGACATTACTCGTCCCAGCCGCACGTATGCCCTCCCAATCTGCCCCGGGTTATCCTCGGGCGTGCAGCACACCACTCTGAGGTGATCCTGCACGTTGACCCAGACTGCGAGGTCGCCTGCCGCGGCAACAAAGACTCCACGGCCGTAAGGCCAGTGGCGGCCGTGCAGGCG includes the following:
- the LOC107216488 gene encoding protein BUD31 homolog — its product is MPKVRRSKKPPPDGWELIEPTLEELEQKMREAETEPHEGKRKQESLWPIFKIHHQKSRYIYDLFYRRKAISRELYDYCLNENIADKNLIAKWKKVGYENLCCLRCIQTRDTNFGTNCICRVPKGKLEEGRIVECIHCGCRGCSG
- the LOC107216485 gene encoding 28 kDa heat- and acid-stable phosphoprotein, translated to MPRGKFVNHKGRNRRFTNPEELEEQRRQEEKQRQWRQTRGDASSSEEEEQEQSKAAGSDKLKKVDESESESDSESESDSDPDGKAKGVENLIQVENPNRVQKKVKKLSQLNEALAKSSKPELSRREREELEKQRAKANYQKLHAEGKTDEARADLARLAIIKQQRAEAAKQREDEKKQKELAQQKKTELTQKALGKRS
- the LOC107216481 gene encoding vicilin-like seed storage protein At2g18540, which encodes MADDSDIDSWYLMKDEIVHPPCKNLRSKFNDPEHNGARISNGYSAASHRSQNAEQKSSPSSTEVRFINPAIYAESLTPSNGFAENVRTSRTSTDEEATVVVEVRYGDSNGLADGLSTLSVNEDSPSIGEGDAPSDQVDLGAADTYRCSSQSDTSRTSTLTLTNNSKSVTRLVRRCVIDGSSKIYDDGDTAADQEDVHRFSTNCRRIVQLSSSSVSSSTFSDSRTSGPVLARRIAHQEWVRKKQRAALQKSEAERRAELRRRQEEERAERERVERERKERENFLRWQERKKKEEADRKLAVEQELEFQRRLKAVEDRAAIAKIIHLQQWARKKEAAQKAQQKEQELKQKAIEEERKKRLAESSEAFEKWRESAKSRPRPATQGLLPHQRAKPSYVNPKPWQQIVDAEEPESQDDLLSKKPAMQGKSKDNIVRRSIVSHH